In Acanthochromis polyacanthus isolate Apoly-LR-REF ecotype Palm Island chromosome 9, KAUST_Apoly_ChrSc, whole genome shotgun sequence, the DNA window tctaccaaaatgacccaatattcaaaatgtattatttttatggaaccaattttaagtttttaatggctttttttagTGTTATGGCTGTAATTGGACTCAAAGAAATGACACTTGAAGACCCGAGGCTCTTAATgtgatatttcacaaatgtatgaaCGTTTTTCCACCTCTGTATCTGCTGCTATTATGATGCAAACATGGTTTTAAAGATGCAGAGCTGGTATTAAGTGTTGAGGTTAAAATGAACAGTGTTGGTTCATCCTGACTGGTCCAGTGAACAGATCCTGCCACTCTGTTCTTAATGTTCTTCCCTAGAATAGCTGACTCCTTCCCTCTCAGAGGTGGTTTTGTAGTTCAGAGGTTGAACGTCGTGTTTAGAGGAACTTATGTGAGCCTCAAACTCTCTGCGTCCTTCTCCGCCACATCAATGAACTCATTACTGAGCTAAGAGGCTTTCTATGAGACATTCTTACTGCTCTGCTTTGCTTCCTCACTAACACCTCCTGTCCATGTCGCCTCTTTGTCCTGAATCTGTGCCATGTTTCCACAAACCTGctgcttctctctcctctctgatcTTCAGTGACGCTGGCGGTGGTGGACAACAGCTCCTCACAGTTCCAGGGTTTCCTGCTGCAGGCCAGGAGCAGAGCACAGCAGGGTAAAGGAAAGCTTTAACAataagtctgtgtgtgtttttgtccttcACAACAGCAGACACATGGAAAACTAAATATTCTCTAGTAGTAGTAAGAATCTTGGTATGTTTCCTTCTAAAATCTGACAGAAGTGGTTGTTCTGGTCAACAACACATGACTGCAGAGGTTTGTACCCATCAGATGAGCTGCATTCATGTTCTCTTAGAGGATCATTTTCTAACCGATGAACGATCAGATACTCGTTAAAACACTCCGGGTCAAAAGCCTGGTCCAGCTCAAAGCTTCTTCATCTCAGGGCACTCTACATGGAGAAGATCATCAATAACCCAACAAATGAGCAGCTGTTTGGCAAAAAAACCTCCATGAGAACCAGGTTCAGGAGGTCAGAgatctgacagaacaacagacaCCAGAGAAGAAGCACCAGAGAAACCTGCAGAGAGAACAGAAACTACACGTCAGTGACATGCACGGAGTAGAGCAGaggtgcatcatgggaagtcTACAGGGAACACCTGTGTGATGGGAactctttgttttctgcttccAGCTCTTCTTTGGCCTGTAGGAAAGTTCACCAACATCAACGCCTCCCAGGTCACTgctctgcactgcaaaaacatcCAGGTATGAAAACGCTGCATTCCAGCTCATTTCTGACCACATTtaataacaaaaagacagacggacggacggacgggcgggcaggcagacagacagacagacagacagacagacagacagacaggcagacagactccagtcgtcacataactctgctgtgttcctaCACAGAGTAAACATGACTCTTCCTAACAGCTTGGAGCATCACTAAGCATAAACCATGAACTCCATGATGTGGTGTCTGGAGGAGCTTAAATCCTAACAGGATCTGTGTGCTGATGTGAAACGGGTTATTCTTAACATTCAGTAACACATTATTGCTTTATCTTTGGCATTAATATAAAAACAGGTTGtcttttagttttagtttattaTTCATCCAGAAAGGAGAACAAACTGTCAGTGGAAGGTTTTGTAGAACTGAAATcaaaagtcataaaaataatGACTTGTCGTTCATATCATCTGAACACCAACATGAGCACTACTATTGCAGAACTCCACCGTGAGTCAGGCATCAGGAGACAAGAAGAATGAAGTCCGGCTGAGCTGGGAGGCTCCTAGCAGCAGGAACTATGGAGACGTCTACTTCAGGTGAACACACCACGACGCCACCAGAATCTgcttttaaacatgtaaaaaatgtggaaatacgTCGTTCTTATTGGACAGGAGGGATGTGAAAAAATGTGACCTGAGGAGCAATTTAAGCTTCTTTAAAACTTTGACTTCTAAATGGTTTCCTGTTCTTCCTGCAGACCGTGCACTGTCATTTCTGAAAGTTAACTAGAGTTCATGTGACTGAAATAAAGACGTTCAGCATTCAGAGCTTTGGTTTGGTGAAAGTTTTCAGCCTAATTTACCTGAAGAAAGGACAAATATCCTGCAGAACCATGCTGTCAGTGTCTGACTGTCATATGCAGGGGTTTAATTCTGCTGGATGGTTCATTTTACTGCTGCaggagtcaaactcattctagttcacgtccacattcagcccagtctgaccTCCAGTGACcaggaaaaccaggaaaaccagtaaaaccaagAAAACCAGGAAAACCAAAGCAgaataacctctaaataaccacaactcctaatggttcctttgttttagtgcaaaaatgttcacatttaaggaattatctttttactaaacatcatgaacaacctgatttttttaagaaaacttaATTCAGTTTCCTCAGCatccatcctcagtttatcatttccacatcacaacttccagatcacagagtgtctacaaaggaacacaacatttagtcacctggagctgaaccatggaggatttactggaggatcacaaccacaaaagtcagacaaaaaaacaacaaaaacaagacaaaatattacaaaaatgagacgcaaaatgacaaataatgagacaacacaaaaaattgacaaaaaattacaaagcaacaaaaaacatgaacactaacaagacaaaaaatgacaaaaagacaaaatattacaaaaatgagacacaaaacaacaaaagaacaatctagtattttactttatgatccaaacaacttgtcatggtctagaaatgattttaaatttatagttttactaatttaaaatctgcagttaatgtcttccctgtaatttttacactttgagggccggattggaccctctgaggaccacttttggaccacgggcctcatgttggaccccccTGGTTTAAAccttcaaccaaaatccaaagtCAGAAATTCAACAAACCATCCTGTAGCTCAAATCCTGCCTTTAAAACCAGCCATTAATCTGCATCACCTGTTATATTTCTTTAAAGACCGTTTAATGCTGACGTCATTATGCTCTCTGACGATCTGTTCTGATTATGATCTCTACCTCAGCGCCACCCTGGTCCAGGACTACAGCAGCTTCTGGGTGGGTCTgaacagcagctctgtgaagCTGGACGTCAGCGGGAGCTCAGCGGCTGCAGTGAGTAAACAATGAATCACTTCTGTTCACCGACCGAGCTGCTGGACTCACAGTTTGCTGGTTTCTGTATCTCTGCAGGTTTCCTCCTCCTCGGCTCTGCTCTTCATCAACCTGCTGAGTCTGACTGTCTACTACTgacgcacaaaaacacacacaagcccACCAGCAGAGAGCTCCTTTTAACTGTACTGTGGGGCTTTCATTAGGAACCATTAGCTGAGGTGGTGTCTTCACTAACGgatgttttcactgtaaattaTCAGCTCAGAGCCTCTCTGCTAACAGAGGGGATTTTATCTGAACAGTCAGTTGGAAAGTTTCTAATAAAACATTAATAGGGGAGCAAAGCTGGACGTTCAGCAGtcattcttttctttctttacaacCAAACCGGTGTGACGTCACTTAAACGTCAGTTAATTCAGAAATGAGCTCACCTTTACTGCAAACATTTCCTCTTATGAActatcaaaaacaaatacaggtCCGAAGGAAAACACCTGAAATGTCTGAGTTCAGCTAAGATGGGCCCATGTTTGGTATAAACTGAACAGCGCCATCATGGTTTAAAGCTTCGTCCTGACAGGGAAGCACACAGATTGGAGAGTCACAAGTTATCAGCTGGAATCTGGCTCTTTATGCCACGATGTGACAGACATCACATCGACCTTTATAGATCCACAGTCCTACAGTTTAATTCAGCTTCCATCCAAAGCCACGTACATCTGAGTAAATCCAACACAAGCAAGGTTCtggtgaggagaaaacaacctggataagatcCATGGAACAAGTTCTGGAGTCACAACAGGACCGTGGCGTTTACAGGCAGGAGACAgaacaggattttatttttagtttgcaGTCTGTTCAGTGCCAAGTGTTCaatccatgaaaaaaaatgtgtttttctaatGATTAAACTGAAGAACAGGAAAGGAAGCCTGGTGAATATTTGGAGGCTCAGATGTGAGTTTTCCTGAGCCACAGTGAACAcatcgtcctgacagtgaagcacagatgTGATGAGATCAGGTTTTGGGGAGGTGATAGATGTCTGTGAGGTGAATCATTTTAAAGTGATTAACCCTCCTGTAgtccagttttaaagtttgaaaatgtggataagAAATATGTtcccacagtgaaacttctgatgtccacattttcagcatttttctttaagaacattcacataaaaaaatcaaccaaaatccaacaaatttctctggattttgtttttttgtgaatgttcttaaagaaaacatctgaagttttactgatatatacggaatcacttcagatatttttaggactttttggaaaatttttactaatatttcttgccacatttcctttttttttttaataattttttaagggaaacttttaaggaattattggaacttTATcgctgaaggttttacaaattttcagaaatttgtagaattttttgctgaatttttggatttttttcagacaaagaaacaacattttttggtgcctgtaaatgaggacaacaggacagTTACAGTCATTGTGAACAGAGAGGAGGACACACCGCGCTCGTGTAACAGTTTATTCAGTGTTGCTTTGTCTGCGGCTACGAGGAAACATTACAGACGACGTGACAGAGAGTCTAAGTTACAGCAGTTTTCACTGAACGCTCCACCACCGTTCACCACATAGAAGTTTAAAACAGAACAGATGGAACCAGTGGAGCTGTTCAAAGACACACAGCGACTGTTCTGAGCTTTTCTCTTTAGATTCACCTAAAAGTCTTTTCTattctgctgcttctctctgaGAGGAAAACGTGTTTGGTGGAGGTCATGAGTAGATGCACAACACGGTTACACACTAGCACCAGAAACGACATCCAAGCACAAACCTGGAACACACAACGTGAAGACGATGGTGGAGCAGAAATATGAGGGCATGGTGAGGCTGAGGGAAGCTGTGGAAGACCGTTTATTAGATCTAGGAAGGCTGCAGAAAGAACTCAGAGCAGCTTCTGATCATCAGGAGTTCTGTAGGTGGAGGCTGACGGTCAGAGGTAGGATTTAAAcgcacaaagggacacaaacacatcattaGTACAAAACACTTGTTCTTTGATGGGTTAGAAGTCAGCTAAAAGTAAGTTCAgccctttttttctgttttctgagctGCTGAGGGGCTGGTGTTGATCTGAAACCTGTAACAGATAACCTATCACAGTTCTGGGATCAGTTTATGATCATTTAATGCTCGATAAGAACCATGTCTGCCTTATATTAATGTATATAGAAGGTATAAACGTGTGGCTGTGGGACCGGCTGGGTCTATTTACTGGTCAAATAGCAGCTCTAATGGGCGGTGTGCTGCATTTGGGATCCAGGAAcagatgttctgctggaaatACAACACATCTAAGCTTTTCATGCAACCTGTGAGCAAAGATATCAGTCAGTGAACCTCAACCGTGTTTTTAGAGAATTCCACCTGAAAATGATCCTCAGATTCACAGCAGAGGATTCTAAAAGCCTAAAGTGTCCAAACTGTGAATGTGCTGGATGTGGTGCAGGCTGTGTTTTAGGAACAGACGATGCTGGTGAATGTTAAACGTGACAAGAGGACTAACTATCCACCAGTCAGTCACATGGAggcagcacagaaacagcagtCAGAGCTCCTCTACAGGTCATAGAGAACCTCCAGCATGGTGCCCACAGACCAGGCCTGGGTCTCACAGCTGAAGGAGCAGTACTGGCCGTTCTCATTGGTCAGCTCCGGCAGGCCCTTCCATGGAGAcctgaggaggaagaaggacgGTGAGACCAAACACCCAATCAGAGGCTGGATTggctcatttttattccatgtttgtgtgttgttgctaaccctactctaatccatgctaatgtgatctttttctcagcagtagaagctagatatttagctagctgttactgctgaccactgatggaaaacagtccaaagaatgagtctgatcctgataatgaggtagagagagacgttcaatcaaaaagatggaaaacagaagagaggacacagctttgatctacacattctgtaggaacactgatggaggatggaaacgacaaaaccgagacacaaaacgaca includes these proteins:
- the si:ch73-14h1.2 gene encoding putative ferric-chelate reductase 1 isoform X1 is translated as MRSFYCQVLLLIPNFLLLSAGTANREKMSLKVAVFMLALLCVCCVHRCVCFPNGSVAFSCGNMMPVHPPFTPSTSSPPFTVSTSAATYRPGDVITVTLAVVDNSSSQFQGFLLQARSRAQQALLWPVGKFTNINASQVTALHCKNIQNSTVSQASGDKKNEVRLSWEAPSSRNYGDVYFSATLVQDYSSFWVGLNSSSVKLDVSGSSAAAVSSSSALLFINLLSLTVYY
- the si:ch73-14h1.2 gene encoding putative ferric-chelate reductase 1 isoform X2, encoding MSLKVAVFMLALLCVCCVHRCVCFPNGSVAFSCGNMMPVHPPFTPSTSSPPFTVSTSAATYRPGDVITVTLAVVDNSSSQFQGFLLQARSRAQQALLWPVGKFTNINASQVTALHCKNIQNSTVSQASGDKKNEVRLSWEAPSSRNYGDVYFSATLVQDYSSFWVGLNSSSVKLDVSGSSAAAVSSSSALLFINLLSLTVYY